From the genome of Amia ocellicauda isolate fAmiCal2 chromosome 14, fAmiCal2.hap1, whole genome shotgun sequence, one region includes:
- the mogat3a gene encoding 2-acylglycerol O-acyltransferase 1 — protein MKIEFAPLNIPLERRLQTAAVLQWVFCFIALAQCCLAAFVLLCLSDLWPLAALYAGWLLLDWDTPSTGGRRSQWVQGWRTWRYFKDYFPISLVKTAELPPQHNYLFGFHPHGVLVAGAFGNFCTTASGFGGLFPGLSPHLLMLPFWFKVPFIRDYLMSGGLVSSEKRSVSHILSRPGGGNVAVLAVGGAPEALEARPGALTLQVLNRKGFIKLALKHGAHLVPVFSFGENELFDQLENPAGSALRGLQERLQKLMGIALPLFHARGVFQYSWGLLPYRRPIRTVVGWPIAVPLTPSPSPEEVDALHARYLQGLSQLFEEHKGHYGIPPHRYLNFI, from the exons ATGAAGATTGAGTTCGCCCCGCTCAACATCCCTCTGGAGCGACGGCTGCAGACGGCGGCGGTCCTGCAGTGGGTCTTCTGCTTCATCGCACTGG ctCAGTGCTGTCTGGCCGCGTTcgtgctgctgtgtctcagtgaccTGTGGCCCCTGGCCGCGCTCTACGCTGGCTGGCTGCTGCTGGACTGGGACACCCCGTCCACAGGGGGCCGCCGCTCGCAATGGGTCCAGGGCTGGAGGACGTGGCGCTACTTCAAAGACTACTTCCCCATCTCC CTGGTGAAGACGGCAGAGCTGCCCCCCCAGCACAACTACCTGTTTGGGTTCCACCCCCACGGCGTGCTGGTGGCCGGCGCCTTCGGGAACTTCTGCACCACGGCGTCCGGGTTCGGGGGGCTGTTCCCTGGCCTCAGCCCCCATCTGCTCATGCTGCCCTTCTGGTTCAAGGTGCCCTTCATACGGGACTACCTCATGTCTGGAG gGCTGGTGTCCAGTGAGAAGCGCAGTGTCAGCCATATCCTGTCGCGGCCGGGTGGGGGCAATGTGGCGGTGCTGGCGGTGGGAGGGGCACCTGAGGCGCTGGAAGCTCGACCGGGAGCGCTGACTCTGCAGGTCCTGAACAGGAAGGGCTTCATCAAACTGGCACTCAAACACGG GGCGCACCTGGTCCCCGTGTTCTCCTTCGGGGAGAACGAGCTGTTCGATCAGCTGGAGAACCCGGCCGGCTCAGCACTGCGGGGGCTGCAGGAGCGGCTGCAGAAGCTGATGGGCATCGCCCTGCCTCTCTTCCACGCACGGGGCGTCTTCCAGTACAGCTGGGGCCTCCTGCCCTACAGACGGCCCATCCGCACCGTGG TGGGCTGGCCCATCGCGGTGCCGCTgacccccagccccagcccggAGGAGGTGGATGCTCTGCACGCCCGGTACCTGCAGGGCCTCAGCCAGCTGTTCGAGGAGCACAAGGGCCACTACGGCATCCCCCCTCACCGCTACCTCAACTTCATATAG
- the mogat3b gene encoding 2-acylglycerol O-acyltransferase 3b isoform X2, producing the protein MDYKSEWKEFLEKISVLQWMLTFLFMGVSFLLLLVYLMFTSLWVVPVLYFTWIVLDWDTPERGGRPSAWVRGWAVWKHFRDYCPITLVKTAELSPGRHYVLGSHPHGIMCLGVFCCFGTNAAGFPHLFPGLRPHLATLAGLFRLPVYREYLMTSGMCPVSKKSLQYLLSQPGGGNAVVIVVGGAAESLTCRPGLHSLVIRDRKGFVRLALQYGAALVPVYSFGENDVFEQVLLEEGSLGRWLQGMVRRVLGFAPCLFKGGTWGFLPYRTPITIVVGSPIPVPKLFCPPQETVDHYHQLYIEALEKLFHAHKTQCGLRPTDQLQII; encoded by the exons ATGGATTACAAGTCCGAGTGGAAGGAGTTCCTGGAGAAGATCAGCGTGCTGCAGTGGATGCTCACCTTCCTCTTCATGG GCGTGTCgttcctgctgctgctggtgtaCCTGATGTTCACCTCCCTGTGGGTGGTGCCAGTGCTGTACTTCACCTGGATCGTGCTGGACTGGGACACGCCTGAGAGAG GGGGGCGCCCGTCTGCCTGGGTGCGAGGCTGGGCTGTGTGGAAGCACTTCAGAGATTACTGTCCCATCACT ctggtgAAGACAGCGGAGCTCAGTCCGGGTCGTCACTATGTCCTGGGCTCTCACCCTCATGGGATCATGTGTCTCGGAGTGTTCTGCTGTTTCGGCACCAATGCCGCTGGCTTCCCGCACCTCTTCCCCGGGCTGCGGCCGCACCTGGCCACGCTGGCCGGCCTGTTCCGCCTGCCCGTGTACCGCGAGTATCTGATGACCTCCG ggatgTGTCCTGTCAGTAAGAAAAGCCTGCAATACCTGTTGTCTCAGCCAGGAGGCGGCAATGCAGTGGTGATCGTGGTAGGGGGGGCGGCGGAGTCCCTGACCTGCAGACCCGGCCTGCACAGCCTGGTCATCAGAGACCGCAAGGGCTTCGTCAGACTGGCCCTGCAGTacgg ggCGGCGCTGGTGCCAGTGTACTCGTTCGGGGAGAACGATGTGTTTGAGCAGGTGCTGCTGGAGGAGGGCAGTTTGGGCCGCTGGCTGCAGGGGATGGTGCGCCGGGTCCTGGGGTTCGCCCCCTGCCTGTTCAAGGGCGGCACCTGGGGCTTCCTGCCCTACCGCACCCCCATCACCATTGTGG TGGGCAGTCCTATCCCGGTGCCCAAACTGTTCTGCCCCCCGCAGGAGACAGTGGACCACTACCACCAGCTGTACATCGAGGCCCTGGAGAAGCTCTTCCACGCCCACAAGACACAGTGTGGCCTGCGGCCCACCGACCAGCTGCAGATCATATag
- the mogat3b gene encoding 2-acylglycerol O-acyltransferase 3b isoform X3, with the protein MFTSLWVVPVLYFTWIVLDWDTPERGGRPSAWVRGWAVWKHFRDYCPITLVKTAELSPGRHYVLGSHPHGIMCLGVFCCFGTNAAGFPHLFPGLRPHLATLAGLFRLPVYREYLMTSGMCPVSKKSLQYLLSQPGGGNAVVIVVGGAAESLTCRPGLHSLVIRDRKGFVRLALQYGAALVPVYSFGENDVFEQVLLEEGSLGRWLQGMVRRVLGFAPCLFKGGTWGFLPYRTPITIVVGSPIPVPKLFCPPQETVDHYHQLYIEALEKLFHAHKTQCGLRPTDQLQII; encoded by the exons ATGTTCACCTCCCTGTGGGTGGTGCCAGTGCTGTACTTCACCTGGATCGTGCTGGACTGGGACACGCCTGAGAGAG GGGGGCGCCCGTCTGCCTGGGTGCGAGGCTGGGCTGTGTGGAAGCACTTCAGAGATTACTGTCCCATCACT ctggtgAAGACAGCGGAGCTCAGTCCGGGTCGTCACTATGTCCTGGGCTCTCACCCTCATGGGATCATGTGTCTCGGAGTGTTCTGCTGTTTCGGCACCAATGCCGCTGGCTTCCCGCACCTCTTCCCCGGGCTGCGGCCGCACCTGGCCACGCTGGCCGGCCTGTTCCGCCTGCCCGTGTACCGCGAGTATCTGATGACCTCCG ggatgTGTCCTGTCAGTAAGAAAAGCCTGCAATACCTGTTGTCTCAGCCAGGAGGCGGCAATGCAGTGGTGATCGTGGTAGGGGGGGCGGCGGAGTCCCTGACCTGCAGACCCGGCCTGCACAGCCTGGTCATCAGAGACCGCAAGGGCTTCGTCAGACTGGCCCTGCAGTacgg ggCGGCGCTGGTGCCAGTGTACTCGTTCGGGGAGAACGATGTGTTTGAGCAGGTGCTGCTGGAGGAGGGCAGTTTGGGCCGCTGGCTGCAGGGGATGGTGCGCCGGGTCCTGGGGTTCGCCCCCTGCCTGTTCAAGGGCGGCACCTGGGGCTTCCTGCCCTACCGCACCCCCATCACCATTGTGG TGGGCAGTCCTATCCCGGTGCCCAAACTGTTCTGCCCCCCGCAGGAGACAGTGGACCACTACCACCAGCTGTACATCGAGGCCCTGGAGAAGCTCTTCCACGCCCACAAGACACAGTGTGGCCTGCGGCCCACCGACCAGCTGCAGATCATATag
- the mepcea gene encoding 7SK snRNA methylphosphate capping enzyme — protein MIEMSGEKEAALTGEGKGPVPLPAPHTAGTATPNPSTTTTTATVAAAILTPPYSGAANSAKADCAPTENAGLGGRVGSSFRPKNGLQPPPPQQKPYKRRSSMNTGFKHPGFSKRRRRANSESDPVLPTNFLLGGNIFDPLNLNSLLDEEVNRALNAETPKSSPLPAKSRDPVEILIPKDITDPLNLNCAGGETGPLVSPRKAGGGGGRKRHRHRHHGGGGAGGATAAAAAPSDPSEVPGKAGPAIEGEAAAEVSVTALLSETGAPPPVVPETAREGASSAAPSSSSSAPAPLSLAPVPESPQPYELNTSINCRDEVVPPILPPRRSASSAPARSQPDLPSSSTTTASSLPPSSGGGAPCGTAPSLSSSAVRHRKRRRTSSKSDSSCPTLPPATPATGGKKAAPEKGRAARQPQAFLTPCTSGGGVASSCPTGAPYAAGSGVRGQPRRRQKGKFQYGNYNKYYGYRNPGWSEDPRVRWLRPEWFQGKAVLDLGCNTGHLTLAIAKNWRPACIVGLDIDPALIHAARQNVRHYLSDVAAEEAREQERRRREGEGAVAVKEEEAEQMQQTGEGEEAGKADESAGPLQPESEQPPAEKRAEGPAAREEGMEGEDAQKEGGERTEAVVCPAPSPSPVVKQQFPVSLRICRGPIAAPPLAQADASCPGDFPANVSFVTGNYVLQSDGALQAQQPEFDTILCLSVTKWVHLNWGDPGLQRLFQRAFRQLRPGGVFILEPQPWTSYGKRKKLTDAIYKNYYSIRLKPEQFSSYLTSPEVGFSSYELVGTPKTSSRGFQRPIYLFHKGPPSCRK, from the exons ATGATCGAGATGTCGGGGGAGAAAGAGGCCGCCCTCACCGGGGAGGGGAAGGGGCCGGTCCCCCTGCCCGCGCCCCACACGGCGGGCACCGCCACCCCCAACcccagcaccaccaccaccactgccaCGGTCGCCGCTGCCATACTGACGCCCCCCTACAGCGGCGCCGCCAACAGCGCCAAGGCCGACTGCGCCCCGACGGAGAACGCGGGTCTGGGGGGCCGGGTGGGCTCCTCCTTCCGGCCCAAGAACGGGCTGCAGCCGCCGCCCCCGCAGCAGAAGCCCTATAAGCGGCGCAGCAGCATGAACACCGGCTTCAAGCACCCAGGCTTCAGCAAGCGGCGCCGGCGGGCCAACTCGGAGAGCGACCCGGTGCTGCCCACCAACTTCCTGCTGGGCGGCAACATCTTCGACCCGCTCAACCTCAACAGCCTGCTGGACGAGGAGGTGAACCGCGCACTCAACGCCGAGACGCCCAAGTCCTCCCCGCTGCCGGCCAAGAGCCGCGACCCAGTGGAGATCCTCATACCCAAGGACATCACCGACCCGCTCAACCTCAACTGCGCCGGCGGCGAGACGGGCCCACTGGTGTCGCCCCGTAAGGCGGGCGGTGGGGGCGGCAGGAAGAGGCACCGGCACCGGCACCACGGGGGAGGGGGAGCCGGGGGTGCCACCGCGGCCGCCGCCGCCCCTTCCGATCCAAGTGAGGTGCCAGGGAAGGCCGGCCCGGCGATTGAAGGTGAGGCGGCAGCTGAGGTCTCGGTGACGGCTTTGCTGTCGGAGACGGGCGCCCCACCCCCCGTGGTGCCAGAGACTGCCAGAGAGGGCGCCTCCTCCGCCgcgccctcctcctcctcctccgccccgGCCCCGCTCAGCCTGGCCCCCGTGCCGGAGTCGCCGCAGCCCTACGAGCTCAACACTTCCATCAACTGCCGGGATGAGGTGGTGCCACCCATCCTGCCGCCCCGCCGCTCCGCATCCTCGGCGCCGGCCCGCAGCCAGCCGGACCTCCCGTCCTCGTCCACCACCACCGCCTCCTCCCTCCCGCCGTCCTCTGGCGGTGGCGCCCCCTGCGGCACagccccctccctctcctcctcggCCGTCCGGCACCGCAAGCGCCGGCGCACTTCCAGCAAGTCGGACTCCTCCTGCCCCACGCTCCCCCCCGCCACCCCGGCCACCGGGGGCAAGAAGGCAGCACCGGAGAAGGGCAGGGCAGCCCGGCAGCCCCAGGCCTTCCTCACGCCTTGCACCAGCGGAGGGGGGGTCGCCAGCTCGTGTCCCACCGGTGCGCCCTATGCGGCGGGCagtggggtcagaggtcagccaCGCCGCCGGCAGAAGGGCAAGTTCCAGTACGGCAACTACAACAAGTACTACGGCTACCGCAACCCGGGCTGGAGCGAGGACCCGCGTGTGCGCTGGCTGCGGCCCGAGTGGTTCCAGGGCAAGGCGGTGCTGGACCTGGGCTGCAACACGGGCCACCTCACCTTGGCCATCGCCAAGAACTGGCGGCCGGCGTGCATCGTGGGGCTGGACATCGACCCGGCGCTGATCCACGCAGCCCGGCAGAACGTGCGCCACTACCTGTCGGACGTGGCGGCCGAGGAGGCGCGGGAGCAGGAGCGGCGGCGCCGGGAAGGGGAGGGAGCCGTGGCGGTGAAAGAAGAGGAGGCAGAGCAGATGCAGCAGacaggagagggggaggaagcAGGGAAAGCGGATGAGAGCGCCGGCCCCCTGCAGCCCGAGAGTGAGCAGCCGCCAGCGGAGAAGAGGGCCGAGGGTCCCGCTGCGAGGGAAGAGGGGATGGAGGGGGAGGATGCGCagaaagagggaggagagaggacgGAGGCAGTGGTGTGCCCGGCGCCCTCGCCCTCCCCCGTGGTCAAGCAGCAGTTCCCCGTGTCCCTGAGGATCTGCCGGGGGCCCATCGCCGCCCCGCCCCTCGCCCAGGCTGACGCCAGCTGCCCCGGTGACTTCCCGGCCAACGTGTCCTTCGTGACG GGTAACTACGTGCTGCAGAGCGACGGGGCGCTGCAGGCCCAGCAGCCCGAGTTCGACACCATCCTGTGTCTCAGCGTCACCAAGTGGGTCCACCTGAACTGGGGCGACCCGGGACTGCAGCGGCTGTTCCAGCGCGCCTTCCGCCAGCTGCGGCCCGGAGGGGTCTTCATCCTGGAGCCGCAGCCCTGGACCTCCTATGGCAAGAGGAAGAAACTCACG GACGCCATTTACAAGAACTACTACAGCATCCGCCTGAAGCCCGAGCAGTTCAGCTCATACCTgacgtccccggaggtgggctTCTCCAGCTACGAGCTCGTCGGGACCCCCAAGACCTCCTCCAGGG GGTTCCAGAGGCCCATATACCTGTTCCACAAGGGGCCGCCTTCCTGCAGGAAGTGA
- the her1 gene encoding hairy-related 1 codes for MPDAGDPDFKGLQRMLKPLVEKRRRERINHSLEELRTVLLSCTKDQRFQNPRLEKAEILELTVEYLEMKRKKRSRSERKSTETADAAAVPPLAQTQTPEAPPSYELGFQRCVSRVTHYLHAVAPPHLELLTQGLQQRWGVWAPPSAPLADTCSCCHCWGAAPEPSPPPSPTCSPTYSYSFIYPPVLSSLSPPQPCPFSSLFPSPPLSSSSSSSSSWTPFSTPPPSLPASVSPSEAHHPQRSQSSEFLGTGAGSVWRPWS; via the exons ATGCCCGACGCTGGAGACCCCGATTTCAAAGGACTGCAAAGA ATGCTGAAGCCACTGGTTGAAAAGCGAAGGAGAGAGAGGATCAACCACAGCCTGGAGGAGCTGCGCACTGTGCTGCTCAGTTGCACCAAAGACCAG AGGTTCCAGAACCCCAGGCTAGAGAAAGCGGAGATCCTGGAGCTGACAGTCGAGTACCTGGAGATGAAAAGGAAGAAGAGGAGCAGGAGTGAGAGGAAGAGCACTGAGACAGCAG ATGCTGCAGCAGTGCCCCCCCTGGCCCAGACACAGACCCCCGAGGCCCCCCCCAGCTATGAGTTGGGCTTCCAGCGCTGTGTGTCTCGAGTCACTCACTACCTGCACGCCGTGGCCCCCCCGCACCTGGAGCTCCTGACACAGGGGCTGCAGCAGCGCTGGGGGGTCTGGGCCCCGCCCTCCGCGCCCCTCGCCGACACCTGCAGCTGCTGCCACTGCTGGGGGGCCGCCCCTGagccctcccctcctccctcccccaccTGCTCCCCCACCTATAGCTACTCCTTCATTTACCCCCCCGTCCTCAGCTCCCTCTCACCCCCCCAGCCCTGCCCCTTCAGCAGCCTGTTCCCCTCCCCCCCGCTctcgtcctcctcctcgtcctcatCCTCCTGGACTCCgttctccaccccccccccctcgctcccagcctctgtctctccctccgaGGCCCACCATCCCCAGCGCTCCCAGTCCTCCGAGTTTCTGGGGACAGGAGCGGGCTCGGTGTGGAGACCCTGGtcctga
- the mogat3b gene encoding 2-acylglycerol O-acyltransferase 3b isoform X1: MRPCEPDPHSSHCDPCAAMDYKSEWKEFLEKISVLQWMLTFLFMGVSFLLLLVYLMFTSLWVVPVLYFTWIVLDWDTPERGGRPSAWVRGWAVWKHFRDYCPITLVKTAELSPGRHYVLGSHPHGIMCLGVFCCFGTNAAGFPHLFPGLRPHLATLAGLFRLPVYREYLMTSGMCPVSKKSLQYLLSQPGGGNAVVIVVGGAAESLTCRPGLHSLVIRDRKGFVRLALQYGAALVPVYSFGENDVFEQVLLEEGSLGRWLQGMVRRVLGFAPCLFKGGTWGFLPYRTPITIVVGSPIPVPKLFCPPQETVDHYHQLYIEALEKLFHAHKTQCGLRPTDQLQII; encoded by the exons ATGAGACCCTGTGAGCCCGACCCGCACAGCTCGCACTGTGACCCG TGTGCAGCGATGGATTACAAGTCCGAGTGGAAGGAGTTCCTGGAGAAGATCAGCGTGCTGCAGTGGATGCTCACCTTCCTCTTCATGG GCGTGTCgttcctgctgctgctggtgtaCCTGATGTTCACCTCCCTGTGGGTGGTGCCAGTGCTGTACTTCACCTGGATCGTGCTGGACTGGGACACGCCTGAGAGAG GGGGGCGCCCGTCTGCCTGGGTGCGAGGCTGGGCTGTGTGGAAGCACTTCAGAGATTACTGTCCCATCACT ctggtgAAGACAGCGGAGCTCAGTCCGGGTCGTCACTATGTCCTGGGCTCTCACCCTCATGGGATCATGTGTCTCGGAGTGTTCTGCTGTTTCGGCACCAATGCCGCTGGCTTCCCGCACCTCTTCCCCGGGCTGCGGCCGCACCTGGCCACGCTGGCCGGCCTGTTCCGCCTGCCCGTGTACCGCGAGTATCTGATGACCTCCG ggatgTGTCCTGTCAGTAAGAAAAGCCTGCAATACCTGTTGTCTCAGCCAGGAGGCGGCAATGCAGTGGTGATCGTGGTAGGGGGGGCGGCGGAGTCCCTGACCTGCAGACCCGGCCTGCACAGCCTGGTCATCAGAGACCGCAAGGGCTTCGTCAGACTGGCCCTGCAGTacgg ggCGGCGCTGGTGCCAGTGTACTCGTTCGGGGAGAACGATGTGTTTGAGCAGGTGCTGCTGGAGGAGGGCAGTTTGGGCCGCTGGCTGCAGGGGATGGTGCGCCGGGTCCTGGGGTTCGCCCCCTGCCTGTTCAAGGGCGGCACCTGGGGCTTCCTGCCCTACCGCACCCCCATCACCATTGTGG TGGGCAGTCCTATCCCGGTGCCCAAACTGTTCTGCCCCCCGCAGGAGACAGTGGACCACTACCACCAGCTGTACATCGAGGCCCTGGAGAAGCTCTTCCACGCCCACAAGACACAGTGTGGCCTGCGGCCCACCGACCAGCTGCAGATCATATag
- the her5 gene encoding hairy-related 5 → MPQPGTPARHTPRDPHRCALGLHRIMKPPATQLPEPKEGKRVPKPLMEKRRRDRINHSLETLRVLLLDSTRDEKLRNPKVEKAEILESVVNFLKAELRDSGTRAGGRRRGRGVEEEEEEEEEEEGERAVQPTQQGASAGRRSYGDGVRSCLLRVGQFITERTCLQGDLHLPSALPLPHPHLLGETLLPVATQTSLLGHSAWPPEPHKLPPPAVAHPLHVHCLKLGTGVPLQRRQPTSVAMGGARTAVPGSEIPALTDRTVWRPWPQ, encoded by the exons ATGCCCCAGCCTGGCACTCCTGCTCGCCACACGCCCAGAGACCCACACCGCTGTGCGCTCGGATTGCATCGCATCATGAAGCCCCCCGCCACGCAGCTGCCGGAGCCGAAAGAGGGGAAGAGG GTTCCCAAGCCGCTGATGGAGAAGCGCCGCCGGGACCGGATCAACCACAGCCTGGAGACGCTGCGGGTCCTGCTGCTGGACAGCACCCGGGACGAG AAACTGCGCAACCCCAAGGTGGAGAAAGCGGAGATCCTGGAGAGCGTCGTGAACTTCCTGAAGGCGGAGCTCCGGGACAGCGGGACCAGGGCCGGGGGCAGGCGGAGAGGCAGAGGcgtggaggaggaagaggaggaggaggaggaggaggaaggggagaggGCGGTGCAGCCGACGCAACAGGGCGCATCTGCGGGCCGGCGAAGCTACGGCGACGGGGTGCGCTCCTGCCTGCTGAGGGTCGGCCAGTTCATCACTGAGAGGACATGCCTGCAGGGCGACCTCCACCTGCCCAGTGCCCTCCCCCTCCCGCACCCACACCTCCTCGGGGAGACTCTGCTGCCGGTTGCCACTCAGACCTCCCTCCTGGGCCACTCAGCCTGGCCCCCAGAGCCCCACAAACTCCCACCCCCCGCCGTCGCGCACCCTCTGCACGTTCACTGTCTGAAGCTCGGTACAGGCGTCCCCCTGCAAAGGAGGCAGCCCACGTCGGTGGCCATGGGCGGTGCCAGGACAGCAGTGCCTGGCTCGGAGATCCCCGCCCTCACAGACCGCACCGTGTGGAGACCCTGGCCACAGTAG